The following nucleotide sequence is from Thermanaerothrix sp..
AGGTCACCCTTTTCTTCTATCCTTCTACTGCGTTCTTTACTATTTCTTTTGTGGTCAGGCCCGGCTTTTAAGCCCTCTATAGAACTTAATACCCTTCCAAATTCCCATTCCCAAGAGCCCTACCGTGGCAAGACCCAAAAAGCCACTGGCAAGACCGGAGAAAATCCCCACTTTAGAAAGCACCGTGAGGCCTCCTGCCAAGAGGGCAATCAAGCCTGCCCGTTTATCTGCCGGGTCAGAGGAACCCATGGCACCTAATCCGATAAGGCCTACCACCCCTCCCGCTACAATTCCAAAAATGGAAGGCAGACTCCCTAAAATAAGAAGCCCAATTCCTCCGGCAATCCCGCCAATGGCGGCAACCCCATCTTTTGCTAGTTCTCGTGTTGGAACAATGTCATTCATGATCCGCTCCTTTGCCACCGTACGATACATACGCGTAGGCACTGTGGTTATGGATACTCTCAAAATTCTCCGCCTCTACCGAAAAGCGCGGAAATTTTTGAAGTTCCTTGATACCAATATACACATCCCGTACCACATCTTCAACAAACTTGGGATTATCATAGGCATGTTCGGTAAGGAACTTTTCATCCTCCCGTTTCAAAAGGGTGTACACGGGGCTTGACGCTGCCTGTTCCACCAGGGAGACCAGGTCCTCTATCCAGAAAAAGGGACCCAACTCTACTTCCACCTTAACAATCCCTCGTTGGTTATGGGCCCCCCGGTCACTGATCGCCCGGGAACAGGGACAGACCGTCGTTACCGGAACCCATACGGATACGGTAAAATGCTTTGTTTGAGAATTAACCCACCCTTCGTACCGGCACTCATAACTCATGGAACTGAGAAGTCCCGACACAGGGGCTCTTTTTTCAATAAAGTAAGGGAACGTGATACTGCCAAAAGCCGCTTCTGCATCTAGGTCCTGCCGAATCTCCCGCAGGAGTTGGAGAAAGCGAGGCATGGAAAGGTCCCTCTTGTGCCGTTCAAGAACTTCGATAAAGCGACTCATATGGGTTCCCTTAAAATGACGGGGAAGATCTGCAAAAAGATCCACCGTGGCGGTGGTATGCTGTACCCCCTGGGCTCGGTCAAGCACCGTAATGGGATACCGCACTCCCTTTACCCCTACCTTTGCGAGGGGAACATCCCGCTCATCCGGCTGGCTTTGCACATCCAGTATGGTAC
It contains:
- the folE2 gene encoding GTP cyclohydrolase FolE2, with amino-acid sequence MKDKVGDTSCGCTILDVQSQPDERDVPLAKVGVKGVRYPITVLDRAQGVQHTTATVDLFADLPRHFKGTHMSRFIEVLERHKRDLSMPRFLQLLREIRQDLDAEAAFGSITFPYFIEKRAPVSGLLSSMSYECRYEGWVNSQTKHFTVSVWVPVTTVCPCSRAISDRGAHNQRGIVKVEVELGPFFWIEDLVSLVEQAASSPVYTLLKREDEKFLTEHAYDNPKFVEDVVRDVYIGIKELQKFPRFSVEAENFESIHNHSAYAYVSYGGKGADHE